Proteins from one Ipomoea triloba cultivar NCNSP0323 chromosome 1, ASM357664v1 genomic window:
- the LOC115997599 gene encoding cysteine protease XCP1-like, translating to MGTKCSQSSGFLVFLIFAALWCGVSCYYDGFSIVGAGAGFVPEEKVLRLFEEWKGRNGKVYRDEGENEERFENFKGNLKYVMEKTVGGGSRWEGKVGLNRFADLRNEEFKDVFISKIKMPFRKKQGIQMVFSGQSGKEKVSCDAPFSVDWRKRGVVTHVKDQGECGSCWAFSATGAMEGINAIATGELVSLSEQQLIHCDSWNDGCEGGYMGYAYEWVLHNGGISVEEDYPYSGKDGNCSVKQGGVKNVTINEYKDVAQDESALLCAVAKQPVSVAIDASALDFQLYSGGIYYGDCSDDADDINHAVLIVGYGSAGGQDYWIVKNSWGTSWGLEGYAYVRRNTHLRYGACAINAMASYPTKDFSLPRLPKPTSGGLVPLLSNSSISVETSKSHSLSGIAPSPQPSPKPFTPPPPSPIAPPQSPPPIPPTPPSPRPPSPIPILTPPPPSCPPPYTSPPPPVPSPPPPSLPHPPPPSSPPPPSPPTPLPPHPSPPTPSPPHPPPHPSPPHPSPPPSPPPPSPPPPLPSPPPPSPPHPSPPPPSPPPPSLP from the exons ATGGGAACCAAATGTTCCCAGAGCTCTGGGTTTCTGGTTTTCTTGATCTTCGCCGCGCTCTGGTGCGGGGTTTCTTGTTACTATGATGGATTTTCCATCGTCGGCGCCGGCGCCGGGTTTGTCCCGGAGGAGAAGGTGCTCCGGCTGTTCGAGGAGTGGAAGGGGAGGAATGGGAAGGTGTATAGGGATGAGGGGGAGAATGAAGAGAGGTTTGAGAATTTCAAGGGGAATCTCAAGTATGTTATGGAGAAGACAGTGGGGGGAGGGTCGAGGTGGGAGGGGAAAGTTGGGTTGAATAGGTTTGCTGATCTGAGGAATGAGGAGTTTAAGGATGTTTTCATATCTAAGATTAAGATGCCGTTTAGGAAGAAACAAGGGATTCAGATGGTGTTTTCTGGGCAGAGTGGGAAAGAGAAGGTGTCCTGTGATGCCCCCTTCTCTGTTGATTGGCGAAAACGTGGCGTTGTCACTCATGTTAAGGACCAAGGAGAATGTG GGAGTTGTTGGGCATTCTCTGCAACGGGGGCGATGGAAGGGATAAACGCCATAGCTACCGGGGAGCTTGTTAGCCTCTCGGAGCAGCAGCTCATCCATTGTGATTCATGGAATGATGGGTGTGAAGGAGGGTATATGGGGTATGCATATGAATGGGTTCTGCACAATGGTGGGATTAGTGTAGAAGAGGATTACCCATACAGTGGCAAGGATGGGAATTGTTCTGTCAAACAG GGGGGAGTCAAGAATGTGACAATTAATGAGTACAAGGATGTTGCACAAGATGAAAGTGCACTGCTTTGTGCTGTGGCAAAGCAGCCTGTTAGTGTGGCAATTGATGCCTCTGCACTTGATTTTCAGCTGTATAGTGGT GGTATCTACTATGGAGATTGTTCGGATGATGCGGATGATATAAATCATGCGGTTTTGATAGTTGGTTATGGTTCAGCAGGTGGTCAGGACTATTGGATTGTAAAGAATTCTTGGGGAACATCTTGGGGGTTGGAAGGGTATGCATACGTAAGGAGGAATACTCATTTGAGATATGGTGCTTGTGCAATTAATGCAATGGCATCATATCCCACTAAAGATTTTTCATTGCCACGGTTGCCTAAACCGACTTCGGGAGGTTTGGTCCCGTTACTTTCAAATTCGTCTATAAGTGTTGAGACGTCTAAGTCCCATTCACTATCGGGCATAGCTCCGTCTCCCCAGCCATCTCCTAAGCCTTTTACCCCGCCTCCTCCATCTCCTATTGCTCCACCTCAATCGCCTCCCCCGATTCCTCCAACTCCGCCATCCCCAAGGCCTCCATCGCCGATTCCAATTTTAACACCTCCACCTCCTTCGTGTCCACCACCTTATACTTCACCTCCCCCACCAGTGCCTAGTCCACCACCTCCTAGTTTGCCACACCCACCGCCTCCAAGCTCACCCCCACCACCAAGCCCACCTACACCATTACCACCACACCCAAGCCCACCTACTCCGTCACCACCACATCCACCACCACACCCAAGTCCACCTCATCCGTCACCACCACCTAGCCCACCCCCTCCGTCACCACCACCGCCACTGCCAAGTCCACCTCCTCCGTCACCACCACACCCATCACCTCCACCACCAAGCCCACCTCCTCCGTCACTACCA
- the LOC115999464 gene encoding low-temperature-induced cysteine proteinase-like produces the protein MGTKYSQLCLILLLIIATFSCQISCYYHSDFSILKRGAEEEVVEIFQEWKKKNGKVYRSDEESERRLENFKNNFKYVMMEKNILGNSEGTTVGLNRFADMSNEEFKNVYSSKIKIPFNKRKAIDEMKGLQKKRGHCEAPPSSLDWRKRGAVTHVKDQGDCGSCWAFSATGAMEGVNALVTGDLISLSEQELISCDPSNYGCEGGYMDNAFEWVMHNGGIDSSSDYPYTGRDGKCNLKKVKDEIAVTIDGYEDVAEQETALLCAVAKQPVSVGIQGSSLDFQLYTGGIYDGHCSDNPNDIDHAVVIVGYGSKGGKDYWIIKNSWGTAWGMEGYAFIRRNTNRRYGVCAINALASYPTKEPSAAPSPKPSPAAPPPPPPHRPPPPPPPPPRPPPPPTPTFCGAGLVCPPDNTCCCLFEFFGVCFIQGCCGYKNGVCCGGSAYCCPSDYPICHVYEGLCLKKRGDHVGVAAKKRGMAKPNLPWNGLEFAAAAMR, from the exons ATGGGAACTAAGTATTCCCAGTTGTGTCTTATTCTTTTGTTGATCATAGCCACATTTTCATGCCAGATTTCTTGTTATTATCATTCAGATTTCTCAATACTCAAGCGCGGCGCGGAGGAAGAAGTGGTTGAGATCTTCCAagaatggaagaagaagaacggGAAGGTGTACAGGAGCGATGAAGAATCAGAGAGGAGGTTGGAGAACTTCAAGAACAACTTCAAGTATGTGATGATGGAGAAAAACATCCTGGGGAATTCGGAGGGTACGACGGTTGGGCTGAACAGGTTTGCTGATATGAGCAATGAGGAGTTTAAGAATGTTTACTCCTCAAAGATTAAGATACCCTTCAACAAGAGGAAAGCCATTGATGAGATGAAGGGGCTGCAGAAGAAGAGGGGGCATTGTGAAGCGCCGCCTTCTTCTCTAGATTGGAGAAAGCGTGGAGCTGTCACTCATGTTAAGGATCAAGGAGATTGTG GGAGCTGTTGGGCATTCTCTGCAACCGGAGCAATGGAGGGAGTAAATGCATTGGTGACCGGAGACCTGATCAGTCTGTCGGAGCAAGAACTCATCAGCTGTGATCCATCTAACTATGGGTGTGAGGGTGGATATATGGACAATGCTTTTGAATGGGTTATGCATAATGGTGGCATTGATTCCTCATCTGATTACCCATACACTGGCAGAGATGGGAAATGCAATCTCAAAAAG GTTAAAGACGAGATTGCTGTCACGATTGATGGGTACGAGGATGTTGCAGAACAAGAAACTGCCTTACTGTGTGCAGTGGCAAAACAACCTGTTAGTGTTGGAATACAAGGATCATCACTTGATTTTCAGCTCTACACTGGT GGGATCTACGATGGACATTGTTCAGACAATCCTAACGATATAGACCATGCGGTTGTAATTGTTGGTTATGGCTCAAAAGGTGGCAAAGATTACTGGATCATAAAGAATTCTTGGGGAACAGCTTGGGGAATGGAGGGCTATGCATTTATAAGAAGAAACACTAACAGGAGATACGGCGTTTGTGCAATCAATGCATTGGCTTCTTACCCCACTAAAGAGCCCTCCGCCGCCCCGTCCCCTAAGCCGTCGCCTGCTGCTCCGCCTCCACCGCCGCCGCACcggccaccgccaccgccaccgccgccCCCTCGTCCCCCTCCGCCTCCAACTCCAACTTTCTGCGGAGCTGGATTGGTTTGTCCACCGGATAACACATGCTGCTGCCTTTTTGAGTTCTTTGGCGTTTGCTTTATCCAAGGCTGCTGTGGATATAAAAATGGCGTTTGTTGCGGTGGCTCCGCCTATTGTTGTCCAAGTGATTACCCCATTTGTCATGTCTACGAAGGCCTCTGCCTCAAG AAGCGTGGAGACCATGTAGGAGTGGCTGCTAAGAAGAGAGGAATGGCGAAGCCAAATCTGCCATGGAATGGATTAGAGTTTGCCGCTGCTGCAATGCGTTGA